The window CATTTTTAGAGAAAATACCATCCAAGAGATTTATAGGTAGCCTAGAATTTATAGCTCATTAAAATTGGGATACGACTCAGATTGTGCTATGCAAATGAAGCTAAAAGACAACAATACTCACATTGTATGGAAATCTCTTAAACTCATAAAATAGATCGAAGTTTGTACTGTAACAGATAATTAGTTGGATTATTGCTCTCTATATACACAACTTTCTATTGGATTTCTTATCAAGTTGCATCCCAAGTGAAGTGTATTTCAGTTACTTTTTGATTGTTACTGGCTAACCGGCAAATATGTATTCATGGCCCGTAGCAACGCATGGACATTCTACTAGTATAAATAATAAGTTGCCTTATGATTTACATGCCCATAATATGTGATTTTGTAattaaatgttcatcaaattttgtTCGTGATTTACCTTATATTTTTTGATAAAAAAGACGCGCAAGAGGATTAGTCCCCCAAACACCTATATTTTTCATTATTGGCATCGATCGGTTAAGAGCAAGTACATGAATACGGGCTTAGTTAGGCCTGAACACAGGAGGCATTCGGGGGTCCACGCACGGCAAAGGGCACTTCTTGAACACGACCGTGAAAGGCTCGCGCCCATCATTTTCTTTCTGTACGGTGAGCCACTGCTCACCATGGTACCCGTACAATACCAGATCACGGCATGGCAGCCTGTGGCATGATACCAGCTTGTACCCTGTGCCATGCCTCTCGACACGAAACCGGTACGACTGTTCTCTGCATATGGTTCCGTGCGTGCACTCTGGCATCGCAGTCACCGGCGCCCCTATAAAGTGGCCGACGGTCATGTGCTGCTGGTGCGTTACGAACTCATCCTCGATGCGCCACTGGAGATACATCATGCATTGGTTAACCGTGTTGTTGAAGGCGAATATGACGTCATTTGAGAGGCGAGGGGTGTAGCCAGCACCCACATCCGCCGCCTGGACCATCACGGGCTCTCCCAGGTATCCGGACTGCCCGCACTGCCCAGCGGCTGCATGGAGAGGGCTGTCATAAGCCCACCAAGTGCCAGCGCTGAGACAACGGCCACTCATGTTGCCGCTCGCCGGCAGCATGATGTGGTAGAGGCTATCGATCATTAGCTCGTGGCCGTCCATGTCGTAGACCGGCTGCGCTTGTGCCTGAGCGGCGTTGCACAGTGTGGCCAGCTGGGAGGCCATGGCCAAGCCCAAGAGCGGGAGGATGGGGACGTGACCAAAGCGGTCCATGGCTAGCTAAGAAAGAAAAACGCGGTTGAGTACTTCTATTTGAGTTGTtggtgctttgatatctttgaggacATGAAGATAGTGGGTTTATATAGATGGTGTAAAAGGGTCGAGACCTTAATTAATCAGTGACATTCCGCGGTGCGTCGACCGGCCCCTCAAGCGTCGGTTGAATCCCCTGGACCGCCGGTTCCCTCGTGTCGGCTCCCTCGAGCGCTAGATACCACCCGTGGCTGGCCTCCGCTGATCCTCTCGACCGTCAGTTCCCTCTAGCGTCGCCTTGGCTTggtgctaaatgggccattgaagcCCAATCAACGCAACGGCAGGCCTTCAAAACAAAAAAGCTGCCCATTAGGACAGACGGCCTAATCGCGGTAAACTGGCACTAAAACAATGATCTGACAGCCAGAAACAATCTAAATGCGTAATCCAACGGTTAAAACTGCTGAGGGTGTGAGAGAGATCACTTTAGACTCGGTTTTACTGTCCTAAATAAATAGTGAGGTTTTGACCTAAGGCGAGGGAAATAATGCTTGGTGATTGTGAGCGAGTGACAACTGGGTTGGGTCAGATGGCCGTGTGCATTACGGGCTGTTTGACTCCTTAATTATTTTTAAATAAATGGGACTTTTAAAAATATGCTGGAGGTAACGAATTAGTTTTGGTTCTTAACGATGAATTTTCAAACGCTCTCATATGTAAACATTTTGGATGTCAACCCTTCATAAATCATGACAATAGTTTATAACAGAGTCTCTATCGTGACACGGGACAAACATAAGAAAGTAAATGGCTTAGGAAAAATAAATTAATATGAGCTACTTTTAATAGTTGTTTTCTAAACTTGTTTCAAGGGGTGACTATATAATATTTTACACCATCATTTAACTACGCTAAATATTGCAATCTAAGCAGATAGTTGAGACGTGCCATTGGAAGAAAAATGTATAAAATATTATAAACGCCCAAAACTCAGGATCTGGTTTACCAAGCTTAGCAAGGTCTTACGAAGAACTGTTCTATCCCAGACTTAACAGTACAAAGGTTATTCTTCATATCCTATAGAAAACATCAACACCCAGAGGAAGATAGTGGAAATGCAAAGTAACAGAAATCAGAAAAGAAGCTTGAACTTTACAAATACCTGGATCTGTTTCTTTTGTAGCTCGAAATGTATATCTGCCTTTGCCTGTATATCTTTTGCCACGCTATCACCGTTCACCAGCACAGCAGCACTGACATCTCCCGTACTACCCACAGAATTGTGATCTTCGTCGTCCATCTTCACATTATTAGTGACGGTGGCCTCCCTCACATTGCTCACCTCTTGAGCCATCTGGAACGAACGTAATGCGAGGGTGTTTCCCCACAAAAGTGCCCCGCCATTTGTAATTCTAGCCCTCATCAAAGAGGAGGAGGCACTTTGGGTCACCGCCGGTGCTAAGAAGTTGAGTTCAATCATGCCGGGAGAGTAGTCCCTTTGTAAGGCGGTGTTGTAATCCCTTAAACTCTTTCTTCTCTCTTAATTAatatatgaggcaaatcttttgcctcctttcaaaaaaaaaacattatTAGTGACACAACTGTTGTCTTCTTCGTCCGTCTTCACATGATTAGTGACAGACTCGTGATCTTGTTCGTCCATCTTTACATTATTAGCGAGTCAATGAAAAATACTTGGTTATTTATCCATTTCAGCCATGGAAAAGGGAATAAATTTCATTTCAACAGTATGTTAGATATGTGAAGATAACAATAGGCTACAGCCCACAGAAATAGATACCTTCCCATGATCGCTGGTGGAAGTTGCCTCCATTTCGTGTGGTGTGTCTGATGACTCTGGTTTAGATAATGAGCTACTGTCATTAGGATCTATAGTGTATTTTAtctttttttttggaaatggaggcatgcccccggcctttgcatcatgatgatgcatacaccctcttattaaaaatcccGAAAGTAGCGTCATGATTGTCTTACAGCTCGCAAACGGAgcaaaacagaaaaaacaaaaactgaaaAATACAAGCTGGCAAAGACAACCGGAGCGGTAAAATAAGGATAAGCTCTCTAGACTCCTATCCTATTGTGCGaacgccatccgaaccggttgagtATACCCCGAGccaccatctcccattggttgcacccagtaaccaaaggctccctggagtccataggagtgagtaaggaccacgtacggatccaagctgtagctctgaagataacctgcaaaaaagttaagTTGTGTCATttattaaaaatcatatcatttctgcagttccatatgGCCCATAATAGCgcgcatattccaatccgaatacgagctgTCATGTTCTGTTCAAtcccagctaaccacgtcccaaacatAGACGCAATATCTACCGGAGCATTCATAttaaaggctatatgaatcgttctccaaagtaacttggcaagtgggcaatcaataaataaatattgTATTGTCTCATCCtgagcacaaaaacaacaccgcgaGTTTCCTACCCATCGCCTCTTAAGAAGGTTGTCCTTTGTGAGAATAACTTGcttgtgaacaaaccacataaaGATTTTGATCCGCAAAGAAACTCTAACCTTCCAAATATGCAAAGACCTTGAGAGGGGGCCAGAATTAATCAAATCCGTATAAAAAGATTTCACAGTAAATATCCCATTTTTAGTTAACTTCCATTTTGTTGAGTCTGGCATGTCGGAGAGTCGAACTTCAATCAACCTCCGAACCAAGTGCATCCATGCTGTCCACCTCTCATCCACTAACGTACGTCTGAACTGGATGTTCAAGGGGATAGTTTGAAGGATTATACCTACGTACTCCTCCTTTCGTTGCACAATATTGTAGAGGGTAGGGTATTGTAAGGCCAGAGGCGTCTCTcctagccacgtatcctcccaaaatcttgttgacatcccgttGCCAACCAAGAATTCGACCCTACGAAAGAACATGTCCTTCGCTCTCATA is drawn from Triticum dicoccoides isolate Atlit2015 ecotype Zavitan chromosome 6B, WEW_v2.0, whole genome shotgun sequence and contains these coding sequences:
- the LOC119324185 gene encoding alpha-amylase/subtilisin inhibitor-like, encoding MDRFGHVPILPLLGLAMASQLATLCNAAQAQAQPVYDMDGHELMIDSLYHIMLPASGNMSGRCLSAGTWWAYDSPLHAAAGQCGQSGYLGEPVMVQAADVGAGYTPRLSNDVIFAFNNTVNQCMMYLQWRIEDEFVTHQQHMTVGHFIGAPVTAMPECTHGTICREQSYRFRVERHGTGYKLVSCHRLPCRDLVLYGYHGEQWLTVQKENDGREPFTVVFKKCPLPCVDPRMPPVFRPN